A single Candoia aspera isolate rCanAsp1 chromosome 5, rCanAsp1.hap2, whole genome shotgun sequence DNA region contains:
- the TRMT10C gene encoding tRNA methyltransferase 10 homolog C has translation MRGGICWTSQISILIFFNMHLLNIIRRAAFKLIAPKMTKYGLFLSVPSKVNTCRTLMMIYLNKNMSKNADENINLDEWKSVVLSGLEKEAFERTSAEEEPNIVAIREFIEMSRRLGNAAPEKITEEQLKKLIEYPSATSRNKYLAFLALKEMRKNAAQEKKKKQKEERDELINTMENADELTPTNRLFRYIWTSSMDVTYNWRAAQAMSFGQPLVFDMDYNDMSEREMQNTVKQMMECEGCNRKAIEPFHLYYCNLKEDGPYHKEFIRRYREAWDNLLVTVTEKSHVEIFPRDQIVYLTADSPNVMETFDHNKIYIIGSLVDKTIKKGVSLARAKRLKLATAQLPLGRYLHWKTGAKVLTLDQMMMILITLKNTGNWKEALQFVPKRKHDGFIDPSLQQYIHTQKNRKIYEQTLKKKRLVEELSKKQLWNGLWEE, from the coding sequence GTATCTGTTGGACATCCCAAATCTCAATTCTGATCTTTTTCAACATGCATTTATTGAATATCATTAGAAGAGCTGCCTTCAAATTGATTGCACCgaaaatgacaaaatatgggTTATTTTTATCAGTGCCCAGCAAAGTCAACACTTGTAGAACATTGATGATGATTTATTTGAACAAAAATATGTCAAAAAATGCTGATGAGAACATAAATCTAGATGAATGGAAATCTGTTGTGCTCTCTGGCTTAGAAAAAGAAGCATTTGAAAGAACATCAGCTGAAGAAGAGCCTAATATAGTAGCTATTAGGGAATTCATTGAGATGTCTCGGCGTTTAGGTAATGCTGCTCCAGAAAAAATAACTGAAGAACAATTAAAGAAGTTAATTGAATATCCCTCTGCTACTTCAAGAAATAAGTACTTAGCCTTTTTGGCTttgaaagaaatgagaaagaatgccgcacaagaaaaaaagaaaaaacaaaaggaagaaagggacgAGCTTATAAATACAATGGAAAATGCTGATGAGCTGACACCAACAAATAGATTGTTTCGGTACATTTGGACCTCCTCAATGGATGTCACGTACAATTGGAGAGCTGCTCAGGCTATGAGTTTTGGCCAGCCTCTGGTATTTGACATGGATTACAACGATATGTCAGAGAGAGAAATGCAGAATACAGTGAAACAGATGATGGAATGTGAAGGGTGCAATCGTAAAGCTATAGAACCATTCCATTTATATTATTGTAATCTTAAAGAAGATGGTCCATACCACAAAGAATTCATCAGGCGTTACAGAGAGGCATGGGACAATTTGCTTGTGACAGTGACAGAAAAGTCTCATGTTGAAATATTTCCAAGAGATCAGATTGTCTACTTAACTGCTGATTCTCCCAATGTAATGGAAACATTTGATCATAATAAAATCTATATAATTGGATCCCTAGTTGATAAGACAATAAAGAAGGGAGTCTCTCTTGCTCGTGCGAAACGCTTGAAGTTGGCAACAGCACAACTCCCTCTAGGAAGATACTTACATTGGAAAACTGGAGCCAAAGTTCTTACCCTGGATCAAATGATGATGATCTTAATAACTCTGAAAAATACTGGAAATTGGAAGGAGGCTCTACAGTTTGTTCCAAAAAGAAAGCATGATGGTTTTATAGATCCATCTTTGCAACAATATATTCACACACAAAAGAACAGAAAGATCTATGAGCAAACCTTAAAAAAGAAGCGATTGGTAGAGGAGCTCTCCAAAAAACAATTGTGGAATGGTTTGTGGGAAGAGTAG